The following coding sequences are from one Arthrobacter sp. 24S4-2 window:
- the murC gene encoding UDP-N-acetylmuramate--L-alanine ligase: MTTTTAGPGTRSLESLGRVHFIGIGGVGMSAVARIMVARGVPVTGSDAKDLPVMADLAAAGAGISVGYSAGNLGTAQTVVAGSAIRADNPELAAARAAGLPILHRSEALAATMAQDRVVTVAGTHGKSTTTSMIAVLLRGAGLDPSFAIGANVPALGVNAASGTSKVFVAEADESDGSFLNYRPHIAVVTNVEPDHLDYYGTADAVYASFDRFTELLPADGVLVACADDAGALALAGRTAARGNTRVVLYGTAGDAQLRLHDGGPGDVWVDTPAGRYALQLQVPGRHNALNAAAAFAVALELGVAPEAASGALSHFSGASRRFEFKGEGRGVRVYDDYAHHPTEVRAALAAARSVAGNQKVHVLFQPHLFSRTREFAGEFAEALNTADTALVLDIYPAREDPIPGVSSKLIGDHLSSGGRLVSAADAVRAIVAEAAPGDIVLTAGAGDVTAYGPLIVEALAAGAPGG; encoded by the coding sequence ATGACCACAACCACAGCGGGCCCCGGGACCCGGAGCCTGGAATCCCTGGGCCGTGTCCACTTCATCGGCATTGGCGGTGTCGGCATGTCAGCCGTCGCCCGGATCATGGTGGCCAGGGGTGTCCCGGTGACAGGCTCCGACGCCAAGGACCTGCCTGTCATGGCTGACCTGGCTGCCGCCGGAGCCGGTATTTCCGTGGGCTATTCGGCCGGTAACCTCGGAACCGCCCAGACGGTGGTGGCCGGTTCTGCCATCCGGGCGGACAATCCTGAGCTGGCGGCCGCCCGCGCGGCCGGGCTCCCCATCCTCCACCGCTCGGAAGCGCTTGCCGCCACAATGGCGCAGGACCGGGTGGTCACCGTCGCCGGTACGCACGGGAAATCCACCACCACCTCCATGATCGCGGTGCTCCTGCGGGGCGCCGGCCTGGACCCTTCCTTCGCCATCGGCGCGAATGTCCCCGCCCTCGGTGTCAATGCAGCCAGCGGAACCTCCAAGGTCTTCGTAGCAGAGGCTGACGAATCGGACGGATCGTTCCTCAACTACCGCCCGCATATTGCCGTGGTGACGAACGTTGAACCCGACCATCTTGACTACTACGGCACTGCCGACGCCGTGTACGCATCGTTCGACCGGTTCACGGAGCTCCTTCCGGCCGACGGCGTCCTGGTAGCCTGCGCGGACGACGCCGGTGCCCTTGCGCTGGCCGGGCGCACCGCCGCCCGCGGCAACACCAGGGTGGTCCTCTACGGCACCGCCGGTGACGCGCAGCTTCGGCTGCACGACGGCGGACCCGGTGACGTCTGGGTGGACACCCCCGCGGGACGATACGCGCTGCAGCTCCAGGTTCCCGGCCGCCACAATGCCCTCAACGCGGCCGCGGCATTCGCTGTGGCGCTGGAACTGGGCGTCGCCCCCGAAGCCGCGTCCGGTGCCCTTTCCCATTTCTCCGGAGCGTCACGGCGGTTCGAGTTCAAGGGCGAGGGACGCGGCGTCCGGGTGTACGACGACTATGCCCACCACCCCACGGAAGTCCGGGCGGCCCTGGCCGCAGCCCGGTCCGTGGCAGGCAATCAGAAGGTGCACGTGCTCTTCCAGCCGCACCTGTTCTCCCGCACCCGTGAGTTTGCCGGCGAATTTGCCGAAGCACTCAACACCGCGGACACCGCCCTGGTCCTGGACATCTATCCGGCGCGCGAAGATCCTATCCCCGGGGTGAGCAGCAAACTCATTGGGGACCACCTGTCCTCCGGCGGACGGCTTGTGTCCGCCGCCGACGCAGTCCGCGCCATCGTGGCCGAAGCTGCGCCGGGGGACATCGTGCTCACCGCCGGCGCAGGCGACGTCACTGCCTACGGTCCCCTGATTGTCGAGGCCCTGGCGGCTGGGGCGCCCGGTGGCTAG
- the mraY gene encoding phospho-N-acetylmuramoyl-pentapeptide-transferase yields the protein MIALLIGAGLALLFALVGTPLFIRLLVRKSYGQFIRDDGPTSHHTKRGTPTMGGTVVVFAVLLSYALTHLIMWMMNPRSPGPSASALLLLFLMVGMGLVGFLDDFIKISKQRSLGLDAKAKLILQAAVGIIFAVLALNFPNADGVTPASTQISLVRDIPWLNLAFGGTVLGAILFVLWSNLIVTAATNGVNLTDGLDGLAAGASVMVFGAYTLMGIWQSNQACGSPRQAGGGCYSVRDPLDLALLAAILSAALVGFLWWNTSPAKIFMGDTGSLAIGGAVAGFAILSRTELLLAFIGGLFVLITLSVIIQVGYFKITKGKRFFKMAPLQHHFELKGWAEVTVVVRFWILGGLFVAAGLGIFYAEWVVLL from the coding sequence GTGATCGCACTGCTGATCGGCGCTGGACTGGCCCTGCTGTTTGCATTGGTGGGAACCCCGTTGTTTATCCGCCTGCTGGTCCGGAAAAGCTACGGCCAATTCATCCGGGACGACGGCCCGACGTCCCACCACACCAAGCGCGGCACACCGACCATGGGTGGCACTGTCGTGGTATTTGCGGTGTTGCTGAGCTATGCGCTCACCCACCTCATCATGTGGATGATGAATCCACGGTCGCCCGGGCCGTCCGCCTCTGCCCTCCTGCTGCTGTTCCTGATGGTGGGCATGGGACTCGTGGGATTCCTGGACGACTTCATCAAGATCTCCAAACAGCGAAGCCTCGGCCTGGACGCCAAGGCCAAGTTGATCCTCCAGGCCGCGGTGGGCATTATCTTCGCTGTCCTGGCACTGAACTTTCCCAACGCCGACGGTGTCACGCCGGCGTCCACGCAGATCTCCCTGGTCCGGGACATCCCGTGGCTGAACCTTGCCTTCGGCGGAACCGTCCTGGGTGCCATTCTCTTCGTGCTCTGGTCCAACCTGATTGTCACCGCGGCCACAAATGGAGTGAACCTGACGGACGGCCTGGACGGCCTTGCTGCCGGAGCCTCGGTCATGGTGTTCGGCGCGTATACGCTGATGGGGATCTGGCAGAGCAACCAGGCCTGCGGTTCCCCGCGGCAGGCGGGCGGCGGCTGCTACTCAGTCCGGGATCCCCTGGACCTTGCCCTCCTTGCCGCGATCCTGAGTGCAGCGCTGGTGGGCTTCCTCTGGTGGAACACGTCACCGGCGAAGATCTTTATGGGCGACACCGGGTCGCTGGCCATCGGCGGCGCCGTCGCCGGTTTTGCGATCCTTTCCCGCACCGAGCTGCTGCTCGCCTTCATTGGCGGCCTCTTCGTCCTCATCACCCTCTCGGTGATTATCCAGGTGGGCTACTTCAAGATCACCAAGGGCAAGCGGTTCTTCAAGATGGCCCCGCTCCAGCACCACTTCGAACTCAAGGGCTGGGCGGAAGTCACCGTGGTGGTCCGGTTCTGGATCCTCGGTGGCCTCTTCGTCGCCGCAGGTCTTGGCATCTTCTACGCTGAATGGGTGGTCCTGCTGTGA
- the ftsW gene encoding putative lipid II flippase FtsW — protein sequence MVSTPTRAPAARQPGPTPPQAGKTARPNRQTPKGQTSRPQASRGQTSKAPAAGQAGRVPPAARLRASYRTFWSKLEGTGTSRNGSTYYLILGSTLALTAIGIMMVLSASSVEAIAAGESPYTAALKQGMFAAIGVFLMFVLSRVNVVWLKRLAWPGIAGAYVLLVLVLLIGTSTNGNRNWIDIGGITFQPSEAAKLALALWMATVLAVKAKLLHRWQHVVVPVLPIAGGIIGLVLAGNDLGTGMIIMMIMAAALFFAGVPLYMFGIAALAALGGAGLMAVTSSNRMCRITSWWTGNSCGEGIDANYQSTNGLYGLASGGWLGVGLGQSRQKYSWIPEAHNDFIFAIIGEELGLVGTVVVLILFAILGAAIYRVVVAQEDMFHRVLAGTIMVWLLGQATVNMSVVTGLVPVIGVPLPFISYGGSALLMSLCAIGVVLSLARAQMAPSVQPKRLLKFRTKGGRPHPTRKRK from the coding sequence ATGGTCAGCACGCCCACACGTGCCCCGGCTGCCAGGCAGCCAGGCCCGACGCCCCCGCAGGCGGGAAAAACGGCCCGGCCCAACAGACAGACACCCAAGGGGCAAACGTCCCGGCCACAGGCGTCCAGGGGACAAACGTCCAAGGCCCCGGCAGCGGGCCAGGCAGGACGGGTACCGCCCGCCGCCAGGCTGCGTGCCTCGTACCGGACGTTTTGGTCAAAGCTGGAGGGGACAGGGACTTCCCGCAACGGTTCCACCTACTACCTCATTCTCGGTTCCACGCTGGCGCTCACGGCGATCGGCATCATGATGGTCCTTTCGGCGTCCAGCGTCGAGGCGATTGCCGCAGGCGAGTCGCCCTACACAGCCGCACTCAAGCAGGGCATGTTCGCCGCCATCGGTGTCTTCCTGATGTTCGTGCTCTCCCGGGTCAATGTAGTCTGGCTCAAGCGCCTGGCCTGGCCCGGAATCGCGGGGGCGTATGTTCTCCTCGTGCTGGTGCTCCTGATCGGTACGAGCACCAACGGCAACAGGAACTGGATTGACATCGGCGGCATCACCTTCCAGCCCTCGGAAGCGGCGAAGCTGGCCCTCGCGCTCTGGATGGCCACGGTCCTTGCCGTGAAGGCAAAACTGCTTCACCGCTGGCAACACGTTGTGGTGCCGGTCCTTCCCATCGCCGGCGGCATCATCGGCCTGGTCCTGGCCGGCAACGACCTCGGCACAGGCATGATCATCATGATGATCATGGCGGCAGCGCTTTTTTTTGCCGGCGTCCCGCTATACATGTTCGGCATCGCGGCCCTTGCTGCGCTGGGCGGGGCAGGCTTGATGGCCGTCACCAGCTCCAACCGCATGTGCCGGATCACGTCCTGGTGGACCGGCAATTCGTGCGGCGAGGGAATCGACGCCAACTACCAGTCAACCAACGGCCTCTACGGGCTGGCCTCGGGCGGCTGGCTTGGCGTGGGGTTGGGCCAAAGCCGGCAAAAATACAGCTGGATCCCCGAAGCGCACAACGACTTCATCTTCGCGATCATCGGCGAGGAGCTCGGCCTGGTGGGCACCGTCGTCGTCCTCATTCTTTTCGCCATCCTCGGCGCCGCAATCTACCGGGTTGTCGTCGCCCAGGAGGACATGTTCCACCGGGTCCTGGCCGGCACCATCATGGTGTGGCTGCTGGGCCAGGCCACCGTCAACATGTCAGTGGTCACGGGACTCGTGCCCGTCATTGGCGTGCCACTGCCTTTCATCTCCTATGGCGGCTCGGCACTGCTCATGTCGTTGTGTGCCATCGGCGTAGTGTTGTCGTTGGCGCGGGCACAGATGGCGCCGAGCGTCCAGCCAAAACGGCTGCTCAAGTTCCGCACCAAAGGCGGACGCCCCCACCCCACACGAAAGCGTAAATAG
- a CDS encoding FtsQ-type POTRA domain-containing protein, with translation MASTRRPTYKTGGSGPSAKAKTEAGAGRHDVISASKAAPSAEGGSAAAPGTPDNVLSFPEPKGKRIRRNIIVAASIVAAIVAGLLVAAVYSPLFAVRTVAVDGTRMLTPVQVQVALEPLHGKPLPQVSDDDVRKLLEPLVQVKAVTSEARPPSVLVVHVQERTPVALVKQGEVFQLVDVDGVQLGTTQDPASVQLPVIDGGAGVIGKDLFKAITAVLAALPADVLAKLSDASAKSVDAVELKLVDGQTIVWGNAGEKELKAKVLSALLKAPANPKNPVQIYDVSVPRHPVTR, from the coding sequence GTGGCTAGCACCCGGCGCCCTACGTACAAGACCGGGGGCAGCGGCCCTTCGGCAAAGGCGAAGACCGAGGCAGGCGCGGGGCGCCACGACGTGATTTCGGCATCCAAGGCCGCACCTTCCGCTGAGGGTGGCTCCGCTGCTGCCCCCGGCACCCCCGACAATGTGCTGTCCTTTCCGGAGCCCAAAGGGAAACGGATCAGGCGCAACATTATCGTCGCTGCGAGCATCGTCGCGGCCATCGTTGCCGGCCTGCTGGTCGCAGCCGTGTACTCGCCCCTATTTGCCGTCCGGACTGTGGCTGTGGACGGCACCAGGATGCTGACGCCCGTGCAGGTCCAGGTTGCGCTCGAACCACTCCACGGGAAACCCCTGCCCCAGGTGAGCGACGACGACGTCAGGAAGCTCCTGGAGCCGCTTGTCCAGGTCAAGGCGGTGACCTCGGAGGCGCGGCCGCCGTCAGTCCTGGTGGTCCACGTGCAGGAACGTACACCGGTGGCCCTCGTGAAGCAGGGCGAAGTGTTCCAGCTGGTGGACGTCGACGGCGTTCAGCTGGGCACCACCCAGGATCCGGCCAGCGTCCAACTGCCGGTGATCGACGGCGGGGCCGGGGTGATCGGTAAGGACCTCTTCAAGGCCATCACCGCTGTGCTCGCAGCGCTGCCTGCGGATGTCCTCGCCAAGCTGTCCGATGCATCTGCAAAGTCCGTTGACGCCGTCGAACTGAAGCTCGTGGACGGACAGACGATTGTCTGGGGAAACGCAGGGGAGAAGGAGCTGAAAGCGAAGGTGCTCTCCGCCCTGCTGAAGGCGCCTGCGAACCCCAAAAACCCCGTGCAGATCTACGATGTCAGCGTGCCGCGGCATCCCGTGACACGATAG
- the murG gene encoding undecaprenyldiphospho-muramoylpentapeptide beta-N-acetylglucosaminyltransferase — MNAESLSVVLAGGGTAGHISPLLAIADAVREVRPDVRLLAVGTPNGMETRLVPAAGLELATISRVPFPRKPSLDLVRLPGRLAAAVRQAGKILDDAKADVLVGVGGYVCTPLYLAARRRKIPIVIHEANTRAGLANKVGARFSRHVAVAFAGTKLRGARHVGMPMRKEISGLDRKSARYAARELLGLDQDRPALIVTGGSSGAQSINRTIAESLDALSQAGIQTLHITGRGKTVLDVDGKPLAADGYRQVEYVDAMENIYAAADLLLGRAGAATVCETAAVGVPAVFVPLPIGNGEQALNAAGPVAVGGALIVEDSSFTPEWVSREIIPLLSDPARLAKMAASSEALGIRNADRRMADLVLEAVGQ, encoded by the coding sequence ATGAATGCCGAGTCTTTGTCAGTAGTCCTTGCCGGCGGCGGAACAGCGGGGCATATCAGCCCCCTCCTGGCCATAGCCGACGCCGTCCGGGAAGTGCGTCCGGACGTGCGCCTCCTGGCCGTGGGCACGCCGAACGGAATGGAGACCAGGCTTGTCCCGGCGGCAGGCCTTGAGCTTGCCACCATCAGCCGTGTGCCGTTTCCGCGCAAGCCGTCCCTGGACCTGGTGCGGCTCCCCGGCCGCCTTGCCGCCGCTGTGAGGCAGGCCGGAAAGATCCTGGACGACGCCAAGGCGGACGTCCTGGTGGGAGTCGGCGGGTACGTCTGCACGCCGCTGTACCTCGCCGCCCGGCGCCGGAAGATCCCCATCGTCATCCACGAGGCCAACACACGTGCCGGCCTGGCCAACAAAGTGGGTGCCCGGTTCAGCCGACACGTTGCGGTGGCATTCGCAGGCACCAAGCTGCGCGGCGCCCGGCACGTCGGAATGCCTATGCGCAAGGAAATTTCCGGGCTCGACAGGAAATCAGCCCGGTATGCCGCACGGGAGCTTCTCGGGCTGGACCAGGACAGGCCGGCGCTGATCGTCACCGGCGGCTCGTCCGGTGCGCAGAGCATCAACCGGACCATCGCTGAATCCCTCGATGCCTTGTCGCAGGCGGGCATCCAGACGCTGCACATCACCGGACGGGGAAAGACTGTCCTGGACGTCGACGGCAAGCCCCTGGCCGCGGACGGCTACCGCCAGGTGGAATACGTCGACGCTATGGAAAACATCTATGCCGCCGCCGACCTGCTCCTGGGCCGTGCCGGGGCCGCCACCGTCTGTGAAACCGCCGCCGTCGGCGTCCCGGCGGTATTCGTTCCGCTCCCCATCGGCAACGGCGAACAGGCACTGAACGCCGCCGGCCCGGTGGCGGTGGGAGGCGCCCTGATCGTGGAGGACAGTTCGTTCACCCCCGAATGGGTCAGCCGGGAGATCATCCCGTTGCTGTCCGATCCGGCCCGGCTGGCGAAGATGGCAGCGAGTTCCGAAGCCCTTGGTATCCGAAACGCCGATCGCCGAATGGCTGATCTTGTCCTGGAAGCGGTAGGCCAATGA
- the murD gene encoding UDP-N-acetylmuramoyl-L-alanine--D-glutamate ligase translates to MGGPAVSSPIPTPLATSPRLENLVSWDSDWSGLRVVVTGIGVSGFAAADTLIELGARVVVVDAATSTKAKAQADTLKIVGAVDVLLGEDAVHAIPKIDGQKPELIVTSPGWRPDQALLAAAARAHIPVWGDVELAWRVREREGRKTADWLTITGTNGKTTTVGLAESMLQAAGLKAIAVGNVGTPILDALRDPVEYDVLAVELSSFQLHWSHSISPVASVCLNVAEDHVDWHGSYASYLADKAKVYGNTRTACIYNAEQIETERMVEDADVVEGCRAVGFTTLTPAISMVGVVEGLLVDRAFIAERKDSAAELAAIPDLGPVAPRHMVANALAAAALVRAYGVEPQAVRQGLKNYIPGEHRIQLVARHNDVLWINDSKATNPHAAAASLAAFTNVIWIAGGLSKGVSYDQLVQEQAPRLKAVVLIGADTTALSDALKRHAPDVPVIGRSKSHTENVQSAETGDAGAVPSPIYGETVMAQAVASAAQLASPGDTVLMAPAAASMDQFSSYAHRGDAFIEAVRGLVEGQAQTGEE, encoded by the coding sequence ATGGGTGGTCCTGCTGTGAGTAGCCCTATTCCTACGCCGCTGGCAACGTCCCCGCGGCTCGAGAACCTCGTCAGCTGGGACTCCGACTGGAGCGGGCTGCGGGTGGTCGTCACCGGCATCGGTGTGTCCGGTTTCGCCGCGGCAGACACCCTGATCGAACTTGGGGCCCGGGTTGTAGTGGTGGACGCCGCCACCAGTACGAAGGCGAAGGCGCAGGCTGACACGCTGAAGATTGTCGGTGCCGTGGACGTCCTCCTGGGCGAGGACGCCGTGCACGCGATACCCAAGATCGACGGCCAGAAACCGGAACTCATCGTCACCTCCCCGGGCTGGCGCCCGGACCAGGCCCTGCTGGCCGCGGCTGCCAGGGCCCACATCCCCGTCTGGGGCGATGTGGAGCTCGCCTGGCGCGTGCGCGAACGGGAGGGCCGGAAAACCGCCGACTGGCTGACCATCACCGGAACAAACGGGAAGACCACAACCGTGGGCCTGGCCGAATCCATGCTGCAGGCCGCCGGGCTCAAGGCGATCGCCGTCGGGAACGTGGGAACACCCATCCTCGATGCCCTCCGGGATCCGGTGGAGTACGACGTACTCGCGGTGGAGCTGTCCAGCTTCCAGCTGCACTGGAGCCACTCCATTTCGCCGGTCGCCAGCGTATGCCTCAATGTTGCCGAAGACCACGTGGACTGGCACGGCTCCTACGCCTCCTACCTGGCCGACAAGGCCAAGGTCTACGGAAACACCCGGACGGCGTGCATCTACAACGCCGAGCAGATCGAAACTGAACGCATGGTGGAGGACGCAGACGTCGTGGAAGGGTGCCGCGCCGTCGGGTTCACCACGCTTACTCCGGCGATCAGCATGGTCGGTGTGGTCGAAGGGCTCCTGGTGGACCGCGCCTTCATCGCCGAACGCAAGGACAGCGCGGCCGAGCTGGCGGCGATCCCGGACCTTGGACCGGTGGCACCGCGCCACATGGTGGCGAACGCCCTCGCGGCGGCAGCGCTGGTCCGGGCCTACGGCGTGGAGCCGCAGGCGGTGCGCCAGGGACTGAAGAACTACATTCCGGGGGAGCACCGCATCCAGCTCGTGGCCCGCCACAATGATGTGCTCTGGATCAACGACTCCAAGGCGACCAACCCGCACGCCGCAGCGGCGTCGCTGGCGGCCTTCACCAACGTCATCTGGATCGCCGGCGGCCTCTCCAAGGGCGTCAGCTACGACCAGCTCGTCCAGGAACAGGCACCCCGGCTCAAGGCCGTCGTCCTGATCGGTGCTGACACAACTGCGTTGTCCGACGCCCTCAAGCGACACGCACCGGATGTCCCCGTGATCGGGCGTTCGAAGAGCCACACTGAAAACGTGCAGTCTGCCGAAACGGGTGATGCCGGCGCAGTGCCCTCACCGATTTACGGGGAAACTGTGATGGCCCAGGCCGTTGCCTCGGCGGCGCAGCTGGCCTCCCCGGGGGACACTGTGCTGATGGCCCCGGCGGCTGCTTCCATGGATCAGTTCTCTTCCTACGCTCACCGTGGCGACGCCTTCATCGAAGCTGTCCGCGGGCTCGTGGAAGGGCAGGCTCAGACCGGCGAGGAGTAA
- a CDS encoding polyphenol oxidase family protein: MFWWRNEVRPGVWVAFTDAGAGNLALHVGDDPVAVLRRREVLEAEVGLAAGSFQYMNQVHGNAVALVGAAAGDPAAGPTADAMVSAGRPLAVMVADCVPVVLAGETAAGRPVLGVAHAGRPGIAAGVIPAALARMRSEGAVDIRAWIGPSICGSCYEVPEAMRTQVAQAVPVTWSTTSWGTPGLDLPAGARSQLEAGGAAVEYSGGCTLENEPLFSYRRNTSTGRFAGLVWTDE, from the coding sequence TTGTTTTGGTGGCGAAACGAAGTCCGGCCCGGCGTCTGGGTGGCATTCACCGACGCCGGAGCCGGAAACCTCGCCCTCCATGTGGGCGACGATCCGGTTGCAGTGCTTCGCCGGCGGGAAGTGCTCGAAGCGGAAGTTGGCCTGGCAGCAGGCAGCTTCCAGTACATGAACCAGGTACACGGTAATGCCGTAGCCCTTGTCGGTGCCGCGGCTGGAGACCCGGCCGCCGGGCCGACGGCAGACGCCATGGTGTCCGCCGGGCGTCCGCTGGCCGTTATGGTCGCCGACTGCGTCCCCGTTGTCCTGGCCGGTGAGACAGCAGCCGGCCGGCCGGTGCTGGGTGTGGCTCATGCGGGGCGGCCCGGCATTGCCGCCGGCGTCATCCCCGCAGCGCTGGCGCGGATGCGTTCGGAGGGCGCAGTGGACATCCGGGCGTGGATCGGGCCGTCGATCTGCGGCTCCTGCTATGAGGTTCCGGAGGCAATGCGGACCCAGGTTGCCCAAGCTGTGCCGGTCACGTGGTCAACAACATCGTGGGGCACTCCGGGCCTTGACCTTCCGGCCGGGGCAAGAAGCCAACTGGAGGCCGGGGGTGCCGCCGTGGAATACTCGGGCGGGTGCACCCTCGAAAACGAACCTCTGTTCTCCTACCGCCGCAACACCAGCACCGGCCGGTTTGCGGGGCTGGTGTGGACCGATGAGTGA
- a CDS encoding UDP-N-acetylmuramoyl-L-alanyl-D-glutamate--2,6-diaminopimelate ligase gives MSEHHAPSSTDTTSGDNPGSGFRPTAVAAVPLGTIGDFAGVVVPGASAAISVTGISLNSRTVQPGDLYVALPGATRHGADFVSQAITAGAVAVATDDDGARLLALSADTSVPVLVLDEPRAAVGGLAALIYRSRPEGSSTPALFGVTGTNGKTTTTYFINALLQALGRRTGLIGTIEILAGGEPIPSLLTTPESTDIHALLALMRERGLDAASMEVSSHAVSFHRVDGVQFDVAGFTNLTQDHLDLHGTMDEYFQTKAELFTPHRAKSAVITVDDEWGRRLAAAAVIPVTTLATAEPNDPAGSAADWTVAATAPRGLGTEFMLRHRDGTELRVHTGLPGSFNVSNAALATVMVLASGVDPAALQAALDAADPFTVAVPGRMQLVSTAPAAVVDFAHNPDALQRALEAVRSPQPGSRVIVVFGATGQRDQGKRPAMGAIAARLADVVIVSDDDPHDEDASAIRADVLAGAIEAKESAGLGCTILESYPRDAAIRQAVDMAGPQDTILVAGRGHEVWQEVNGVNLALDDRVELREALTARGFTVLQDERIES, from the coding sequence TTGTCAGAGCACCATGCCCCAAGCAGTACCGACACAACGAGCGGCGATAATCCCGGTTCCGGGTTCCGGCCGACAGCCGTCGCCGCAGTGCCCCTCGGCACCATCGGCGACTTTGCCGGCGTCGTTGTTCCCGGGGCATCGGCCGCCATTTCGGTCACCGGCATCTCCCTGAATTCGCGGACGGTGCAGCCCGGCGACCTGTACGTGGCGCTGCCCGGCGCCACCAGGCACGGGGCTGACTTTGTGTCCCAGGCCATCACGGCCGGTGCGGTAGCAGTGGCGACGGACGACGACGGCGCGCGCCTGCTTGCGCTGTCAGCAGACACTTCGGTGCCGGTACTGGTGCTTGACGAACCCCGGGCCGCAGTAGGCGGCCTCGCAGCGCTGATATACCGGAGCCGTCCCGAAGGCAGCTCCACGCCTGCCCTGTTCGGCGTCACCGGCACGAACGGCAAGACCACCACCACCTACTTCATCAACGCGCTGCTGCAGGCGCTGGGCCGCAGGACAGGGCTGATCGGCACCATCGAGATCCTGGCCGGCGGCGAGCCGATCCCCAGCCTGCTGACGACGCCCGAGTCGACGGACATTCACGCCTTGCTGGCCCTTATGCGCGAACGTGGCCTGGACGCGGCGTCGATGGAAGTTTCCTCGCACGCGGTGTCCTTCCACCGGGTGGATGGCGTTCAGTTCGACGTCGCCGGTTTTACCAACCTGACCCAGGACCACCTGGACCTGCACGGCACCATGGACGAGTATTTCCAGACCAAAGCGGAGCTTTTCACGCCCCACCGCGCCAAGTCCGCCGTGATCACCGTGGACGATGAATGGGGCCGCCGCCTGGCCGCGGCCGCAGTCATCCCGGTCACCACCCTGGCCACGGCCGAACCAAACGACCCGGCAGGGTCCGCTGCTGACTGGACAGTGGCTGCCACGGCACCGCGGGGGCTCGGTACCGAGTTCATGCTCCGGCACCGCGACGGCACTGAGCTGCGTGTGCACACGGGCCTGCCCGGCAGCTTCAACGTCTCCAATGCGGCCCTGGCAACCGTCATGGTGCTGGCCAGCGGAGTGGACCCTGCAGCCTTGCAGGCGGCCTTGGACGCGGCCGATCCGTTCACCGTTGCGGTGCCGGGACGCATGCAGCTGGTGTCCACGGCCCCCGCCGCCGTCGTCGACTTTGCCCACAACCCGGATGCCCTCCAGCGTGCGCTGGAAGCCGTGCGCTCACCGCAGCCGGGTTCCAGGGTGATCGTGGTCTTCGGCGCCACCGGACAGCGCGACCAGGGCAAGCGCCCCGCGATGGGGGCTATCGCGGCACGGCTGGCGGACGTGGTCATCGTCAGTGACGACGACCCCCACGACGAGGACGCCTCGGCCATCCGCGCCGACGTGCTGGCCGGTGCCATCGAAGCGAAGGAATCGGCTGGCCTCGGCTGCACGATCCTCGAGTCGTACCCCCGCGATGCCGCCATCCGGCAGGCCGTGGACATGGCCGGCCCGCAGGACACGATCCTAGTGGCAGGGCGGGGCCACGAAGTCTGGCAGGAGGTCAACGGCGTCAACCTGGCGTTGGATGACCGGGTGGAGCTCCGAGAGGCCTTGACAGCCCGCGGATTCACCGTTCTGCAAGACGAGCGGATAGAGTCCTAG